In Cherax quadricarinatus isolate ZL_2023a chromosome 15, ASM3850222v1, whole genome shotgun sequence, the following proteins share a genomic window:
- the LOC138850934 gene encoding uncharacterized protein → MHAQRCPMAKLRAASQQSPEVLDQATKHKSTKTSILPSVIKRVTERKKKHEKFRRGQRNHSARSQERPSFFQKLHGDAASCLPPRPQMYSDDTWKTNQCRVVSPVTQQIFYSDGAHKLLLLTSGDQPLIYNENCEVHGRNSSHSSSMSKSVSCSSAVHSQPRQNVSGERLKNWRRNSFTFTTASKVYNNATARRHVEATHRSVSLEQDLQCLPSTANQKRNKPRKSTSVSSSLSSAVPSSTSFIKSDAAFHEDHNRRSHFRRAWSLFSIACNEVEKEKPPPQKILRQPTRHVYRRGISGLPIECTNRHIIFS, encoded by the coding sequence ATGCACGCCCAGCGATGTCCAATGGCTAAACTTCGGGCAGCCAGCCAGCAGAGCCCAGAGGTCTTAGATCAAGCCACCAAGCATAAAAGTACCAAGACCAGCATCCTGCCTTCAGTGATCAAACGTGTCACCGAGAGAAAAAAGAAACATGAGAAGTTTCGTCGAGGTCAGCGAAACCATTCAGCCAGGAGCCAAGAGAGGCCTTCGttctttcagaagctgcatggagATGCCGCTTCATGTCTGCCGCCTCGACCTCAGATGTATAGTGATGACACTTGGAAGACAAACCAATGCAGAGTTGTTTCACCGGTGACACAACAGATATTCTACAGTGATGGTGCTCACAAGTTACTGCTGCTTACATCTGGAGATCAGCCTCTTATTTACAACGAGAACTGTGAAGTTCATGGCCGCAATAGCTCTCATTCCTCCAGTATGTCAAAGAGTGTGAGCTGCTCTTCTGCGGTTCATTCACAACCCAGGCAGAACGTCAGTGGCGAGCGGCTGAAGAACTGGCGTCGGAATTCTTTCACCTTCACAACAGCTAGTAAGGTTTACAATAACGCGACCGCTCGGAGGCACGTAGAAGCTACCCATCGATCGGTTTCTTTAGAACAAGATTTACAATGCTTGCCGTCAACAGCCAACCAAAAAAGAAATAAGCCCCGAAAATCAACCTCGGTGAGTTCCAGCCTTTCTTCTGCTGTGCCTTCATCAACTTCATTTATTAAAAGCGATGCTGCCTTCCATGAGGACCATAACAGAAGGTCGCACTTTAGGCGGGCATGGTCGCTCTTCTCCATAGCATGCAACGAGGTTGAAAAGGAGAAGCCTCCGCCCCAGAAAATCCTCCGGCAGCCGACGCGGCACGTTTATCGCAGAGGTATATCTGGCTTACCGATAGAGTGTACCAATAGACATATTATATTCTCTTGA
- the LOC138850936 gene encoding RNA polymerase II-associated factor 1 homolog isoform X2 — translation MVVATPRSAHSYYRVYKTVPSASYSYSTRHRSSSSRSNAVAPSSPQGTPQAVQRRKVQLGTTQARADATYRRAGDIQAGEYMQYHPVENTPEVRKAREEFFRLYNKQAKLVAKPADTKQYDTLSYTQSSLIGRREDDDDDDEQQQSYDLYGYSEEEEDHEHESGYSEGEGYYEDHESGFEEENSEEIDEYEQDSNEGDDSSSSEESSEENEWGEESSEEDEWGEESSEEDEWGEESSEEDGGEESSEEDEGGEESSEENGEASEEGDEGGADSSEEEEEGNSRNLVWGPRGWAYKSKPSARSSLNTNFLVPQPVTETPAVRLAKRKFFDLYKVQAEMSFNAPDH, via the exons atggtggtggcgacgcCAAGGAGTGCACATTCGTACTACAGGGTGTACAAGACTGTCCCCAgtgcctcctactcctactccACCAGACATAGGTCTAGCTCAAGCCGAAGTAACGCCGTGGCCCCGTCCTCGCCGCAAGGTACGCCGCAAGCCGTGCAGCGGCGCAAGGTGCAACTGGGTACGACACAGGCTAGGGCAGATGCCACGTATAGGAGAG ctggtgacataCAGGCAGGTGAATACATGCAATACCATCCTGTCGAGAACACCCCAGAAGTGAGGAAGGCCCGTGAGGAGTTCTTCAGACTTTATAACAAGCAAGCCAA GTTGGTCGCCAAGCCAGCTGACACGAAGCAATACGACACTCTGAGCTACACGCAGTCTTCCCTGATCGGAAGaagagaagatgatgatgatgacgatgaacAGCAGCAGTCCTACGACTTGTACGGATactcagaggaggaagaggaccacGAGCACGAGTCCGGTTATTCAGAGGGAGAGGGGTACTACGAAGACCATGAGTCCGGATTCGAGGAGGAGAATAGCGAGGAGATTGACGAATACGAACAAGACTCTAATGAGGGCGATGATTCTTCCTCCAGCGAGGAGAGCTCTGAGGAAAATGAATGGGGCGAGGAGAGCTCTGAGGAAGATGAATGGGGCGAGGAGAGCTCTGAGGAAGATGAATGGGGCGAGGAGAGCTCTGAGGAAGATGGAGGCGAGGAGAGCTCTGAGGAAGATGAAGGAGGCGAGGAGAGCTCCGAGGAAAATGGTGAAGCTTCCGAGGAGGGAGATGAAGGAGGCGCAGACTCctctgaagaagaagaagaggggaaTTCCAGGAACCTGGTGTGGGGCCCAAGAGGATGGGCATACAAATCTAAGCCTAGCGCTCGCTCGTCTCTCAATACGAATTTTCTTGTCCCGCAGCCTGTGACGGAGACTCCGGCGGTCAGGTTAGCCAAGAGGAAGTTCTTCGATCTTTATAAAGTACAAGCTGAAATGTCATTCAACGCTCCCGACCACTGA
- the LOC138850936 gene encoding RNA polymerase II-associated factor 1 homolog isoform X1: MRALQLVVVVSAALLVLENGPLVMVVATPRSAHSYYRVYKTVPSASYSYSTRHRSSSSRSNAVAPSSPQGTPQAVQRRKVQLGTTQARADATYRRAGDIQAGEYMQYHPVENTPEVRKAREEFFRLYNKQAKLVAKPADTKQYDTLSYTQSSLIGRREDDDDDDEQQQSYDLYGYSEEEEDHEHESGYSEGEGYYEDHESGFEEENSEEIDEYEQDSNEGDDSSSSEESSEENEWGEESSEEDEWGEESSEEDEWGEESSEEDGGEESSEEDEGGEESSEENGEASEEGDEGGADSSEEEEEGNSRNLVWGPRGWAYKSKPSARSSLNTNFLVPQPVTETPAVRLAKRKFFDLYKVQAEMSFNAPDH, encoded by the exons ttggtggtggtggtgagcgcaGCGCTGCTTGTGCTGGAGAATGGAccgcttgtgatggtggtggcgacgcCAAGGAGTGCACATTCGTACTACAGGGTGTACAAGACTGTCCCCAgtgcctcctactcctactccACCAGACATAGGTCTAGCTCAAGCCGAAGTAACGCCGTGGCCCCGTCCTCGCCGCAAGGTACGCCGCAAGCCGTGCAGCGGCGCAAGGTGCAACTGGGTACGACACAGGCTAGGGCAGATGCCACGTATAGGAGAG ctggtgacataCAGGCAGGTGAATACATGCAATACCATCCTGTCGAGAACACCCCAGAAGTGAGGAAGGCCCGTGAGGAGTTCTTCAGACTTTATAACAAGCAAGCCAA GTTGGTCGCCAAGCCAGCTGACACGAAGCAATACGACACTCTGAGCTACACGCAGTCTTCCCTGATCGGAAGaagagaagatgatgatgatgacgatgaacAGCAGCAGTCCTACGACTTGTACGGATactcagaggaggaagaggaccacGAGCACGAGTCCGGTTATTCAGAGGGAGAGGGGTACTACGAAGACCATGAGTCCGGATTCGAGGAGGAGAATAGCGAGGAGATTGACGAATACGAACAAGACTCTAATGAGGGCGATGATTCTTCCTCCAGCGAGGAGAGCTCTGAGGAAAATGAATGGGGCGAGGAGAGCTCTGAGGAAGATGAATGGGGCGAGGAGAGCTCTGAGGAAGATGAATGGGGCGAGGAGAGCTCTGAGGAAGATGGAGGCGAGGAGAGCTCTGAGGAAGATGAAGGAGGCGAGGAGAGCTCCGAGGAAAATGGTGAAGCTTCCGAGGAGGGAGATGAAGGAGGCGCAGACTCctctgaagaagaagaagaggggaaTTCCAGGAACCTGGTGTGGGGCCCAAGAGGATGGGCATACAAATCTAAGCCTAGCGCTCGCTCGTCTCTCAATACGAATTTTCTTGTCCCGCAGCCTGTGACGGAGACTCCGGCGGTCAGGTTAGCCAAGAGGAAGTTCTTCGATCTTTATAAAGTACAAGCTGAAATGTCATTCAACGCTCCCGACCACTGA